The following coding sequences are from one Streptomyces sp. NBC_01485 window:
- a CDS encoding bifunctional metallophosphatase/5'-nucleotidase translates to MPVNPLNRREFVQKSAVTGAAVAVAGSVGAGSAQAAERKGAKPVKKPRTWSFSILGTTDLHSHVFDWDYYTDAAYKDGKGNSVGVARVATLIKEQRKAKGEERVLLVDAGDIIQGTSLAYYFARVAPITGTNGKKGPQHPMAVAMNHMRYDAAALGNHEFNYGIEVLRKFESQCHFPLLAANALDAKTLRPAFAPYTVKRICVPGAPDIKVGILGLTNPGIALWDKDNVAGKMVFPGLVEQAKKYVPRLRALGCDVVFLTDHSGLDGSSSYGDELPYVENASNLVAEQVPGIDAILVGHTHVEVPSYTVKNAETGEDVLLSEPYCWGYRLSVFDFEVELEHGRWKVVGKTAQTLNPNTVDEDPEIKKLLKADHELVVKYVNTAVGTCTADLSAAESCWKDVPIMDFIHEVQTKTVAAGLSTADAALPLISVAAPFSRTADIPAGDVSIRDIAGLYIYDNTLYGKKLTGAQLRDYLEFAAKYYHQVPAGTKVDTATLTNANSFWDYMYDTAAGVDYEIDIAAAEGSRIKNLSYKGAAVADDQVFVVAVNNYRANGGSGYPHIAAAPIAYSSTNEIRQLMIDYVTAKGALDPADFAAANWKLTQSGTPVF, encoded by the coding sequence ATGCCCGTCAATCCCCTGAATCGCCGTGAGTTCGTGCAGAAGTCGGCCGTTACCGGGGCGGCTGTCGCCGTTGCCGGGAGTGTGGGGGCCGGTAGCGCCCAGGCTGCCGAGCGCAAGGGTGCCAAGCCGGTGAAGAAGCCGCGGACCTGGTCGTTCTCCATTCTCGGGACCACCGACCTGCACAGTCACGTCTTCGACTGGGACTACTACACCGACGCCGCCTACAAGGACGGCAAGGGGAACTCGGTCGGGGTCGCGCGGGTCGCCACGCTCATCAAGGAGCAGCGGAAGGCCAAGGGCGAGGAGCGGGTGCTGCTGGTCGACGCCGGGGACATCATCCAGGGGACCTCCCTCGCCTACTACTTCGCGCGCGTCGCCCCGATCACCGGGACGAACGGCAAGAAGGGGCCGCAGCACCCCATGGCCGTCGCCATGAACCACATGCGCTACGACGCCGCCGCCCTCGGCAACCACGAGTTCAACTACGGCATCGAGGTGCTGCGGAAGTTCGAGAGCCAGTGCCACTTCCCGCTGCTCGCGGCCAACGCCCTCGACGCCAAGACGCTGCGGCCCGCCTTCGCCCCGTACACCGTGAAGCGGATCTGCGTGCCGGGCGCGCCCGACATCAAGGTCGGCATCCTCGGCCTCACCAACCCGGGCATCGCGCTGTGGGACAAGGACAACGTCGCCGGGAAGATGGTGTTCCCGGGGCTTGTCGAGCAGGCGAAGAAGTACGTGCCGAGGCTGCGGGCGCTGGGCTGTGACGTCGTCTTCCTCACCGACCACTCGGGCCTGGACGGCTCCTCGTCCTACGGCGACGAACTCCCCTACGTCGAGAACGCCTCCAACCTCGTCGCCGAGCAGGTCCCCGGCATCGACGCGATCCTCGTCGGTCACACGCACGTCGAGGTGCCGTCGTACACGGTGAAGAACGCGGAGACCGGCGAGGACGTGCTGCTGTCGGAGCCGTACTGCTGGGGCTACCGGCTCAGTGTCTTCGACTTCGAGGTCGAGTTGGAGCACGGCCGCTGGAAGGTCGTCGGCAAGACCGCCCAGACCCTCAACCCGAACACCGTGGACGAGGACCCGGAGATCAAGAAGCTCCTGAAGGCCGACCACGAACTCGTCGTGAAGTACGTCAACACGGCCGTCGGCACCTGCACGGCCGACCTCTCGGCGGCGGAGTCCTGCTGGAAGGACGTCCCCATCATGGACTTCATCCACGAGGTCCAGACGAAGACGGTCGCCGCCGGACTCTCCACCGCCGACGCCGCCCTGCCCCTCATCTCCGTCGCCGCGCCCTTCAGCCGCACCGCCGACATTCCGGCCGGCGACGTCAGCATCCGCGACATCGCCGGGCTCTACATCTACGACAACACCCTGTACGGCAAGAAGCTCACCGGCGCCCAGCTCAGGGACTACCTGGAGTTCGCGGCGAAGTACTACCACCAGGTTCCGGCGGGGACGAAGGTCGACACCGCCACCCTCACCAACGCCAACAGTTTCTGGGACTACATGTACGACACGGCGGCGGGCGTCGACTACGAGATCGACATCGCGGCGGCCGAGGGGTCCCGGATCAAGAACCTCAGCTACAAGGGTGCCGCCGTCGCCGACGACCAGGTCTTCGTCGTCGCCGTGAACAACTACCGGGCCAACGGCGGCAGCGGCTACCCGCACATCGCCGCCGCGCCCATCGCCTACAGCTCCACCAACGAGATCCGCCAGTTGATGATCGACTACGTCACGGCCAAGGGCGCGCTCGACCCGGCCGACTTCGCCGCCGCCAACTGGAAGCTGACGCAGTCCGGAACGCCGGTGTTCTGA
- a CDS encoding adenylosuccinate synthase: MPALVLLGAQWGDEGKGKATDLLGGSVDYVVRYQGGNNAGHTVVVGDQKYALHLLPSGILSPGCTPVIGNGVVVDPSVLLSELSGLNERGVDTSKLLISGNAHIITPYNVTVDKVTERFLGKRKIGTTGRGIGPTYADKINRVGIRVQDLYDESILTQKVEAALDAKNQLLTKLYNRRAIAVDQVVEELLGYADKLAPYVTDTVLLLNQALEQNKVVLFEGGQGTLLDIDHGTYPFVTSSNPTAGGACTGAGVGPTKISRVIGILKAYTTRVGSGPFPTELFDADGDALRRIGGERGVTTGRDRRCGWFDAVIARYATRVNGLTDFFLTKLDVLTGWEQIPVCVAYEIDGKRVDELPYSQSDFHHAKPIYETLPGWSEDITKAKSFSDLPKNAQAYVKALEDMSGAPISAIGVGPGRDETIQINSFL, from the coding sequence GTGCCCGCACTTGTGCTGCTCGGTGCTCAGTGGGGTGACGAAGGCAAGGGAAAGGCCACCGACCTTCTCGGTGGCTCGGTGGATTATGTAGTGCGCTACCAGGGCGGCAACAACGCCGGCCACACGGTCGTCGTCGGCGATCAGAAGTACGCACTCCACCTGCTCCCTTCCGGAATCCTGTCACCCGGCTGTACGCCGGTCATCGGTAACGGTGTCGTCGTCGACCCGTCGGTCCTGCTCTCCGAGCTGAGCGGTCTGAACGAGCGCGGCGTCGACACGTCGAAGCTGCTGATCAGCGGCAACGCGCACATCATCACGCCCTACAACGTGACTGTCGACAAGGTGACGGAACGCTTTCTCGGAAAGCGCAAGATCGGCACAACCGGGCGCGGCATCGGCCCGACCTACGCCGACAAGATCAACCGGGTCGGCATCCGCGTCCAGGACCTGTACGACGAGTCGATCCTCACGCAGAAGGTGGAGGCGGCGCTCGACGCCAAGAACCAGCTGCTGACCAAGCTGTACAACCGCCGTGCGATCGCCGTCGACCAGGTGGTGGAGGAGCTGCTCGGCTACGCCGACAAGCTCGCCCCCTACGTCACCGACACGGTCCTGCTGCTGAACCAGGCGCTGGAGCAGAACAAGGTCGTCCTCTTCGAGGGCGGTCAGGGCACGCTCCTCGACATCGACCACGGCACGTACCCCTTCGTCACCTCGTCGAACCCGACGGCCGGCGGCGCCTGCACGGGCGCGGGCGTGGGCCCGACGAAGATCAGCCGGGTCATCGGCATCCTGAAGGCGTACACGACGCGTGTCGGCTCGGGTCCGTTCCCGACGGAGCTGTTCGACGCGGACGGCGACGCGCTGCGCCGCATCGGCGGCGAGCGGGGCGTGACGACCGGCCGTGACCGCCGCTGCGGCTGGTTCGACGCGGTCATCGCCCGGTACGCGACCCGCGTCAACGGCCTGACGGACTTCTTCCTGACGAAGCTCGACGTCCTGACGGGCTGGGAGCAGATCCCCGTCTGCGTGGCGTACGAGATCGACGGCAAGCGGGTCGACGAACTCCCGTACTCGCAGTCGGACTTCCACCACGCGAAGCCGATCTACGAGACCCTGCCCGGCTGGTCCGAGGACATCACGAAGGCGAAGTCCTTCTCCGACCTCCCGAAGAACGCCCAGGCCTACGTCAAGGCCCTGGAGGACATGTCCGGCGCCCCGATCTCCGCGATCGGCGTCGGCCCCGGCCGGGACGAGACGATCCAGATCAACTCGTTCCTGTAG
- a CDS encoding cytochrome P450 produces the protein MAAADDLSFDPWDPAFVADPYPAYAELRGRVVYYAPSDQWLVSRHADVAALLRERRLGRTYRHRFTDADFGRAAPPAEQEPFHTLNDHGMLDLEPPDHTRIRRLVSKAFTPRTVERLKPYVRRLAGELVDRLVEAGGGDLLGEVAEPLPVAVIAEMLGIPESDRAPLRPWSADICGMYELSPSEETAAKAVRASVEFSGYLRELIAARRKEPGDDLISGLIAAHDDGDRLTEQEMISTAVLLLNAGHEATVNATVNGWWALFRNPEQLAALRADHSLVPTAVEELMRYDTPLQLFERWVLDDIEIDGVVVPRGAEIAMLFGAANHDPDVFADPERLDLARADNPHISFSAGIHYCIGAPLARIELAASMTALLEKAPTLSLAAEPLRKPNFVIRGLEGLAVTF, from the coding sequence ATGGCAGCAGCAGATGACCTCTCCTTCGACCCCTGGGATCCCGCGTTCGTGGCGGATCCGTATCCGGCGTACGCCGAGCTTCGGGGGCGGGTGGTCTACTACGCGCCGAGTGATCAGTGGCTGGTGTCGCGGCACGCGGATGTGGCGGCGCTGTTGCGGGAGCGGCGGCTCGGGCGGACGTATCGGCATCGGTTCACGGACGCGGACTTCGGGCGGGCCGCGCCGCCGGCCGAGCAGGAGCCGTTCCACACGCTGAACGATCACGGGATGCTCGATCTGGAGCCGCCGGACCACACGCGGATCCGGCGGCTGGTGTCGAAGGCGTTCACACCGCGCACGGTGGAGCGGCTGAAGCCGTATGTGCGCAGGCTGGCCGGGGAGTTGGTGGACCGGCTGGTGGAGGCGGGCGGCGGTGATCTGCTGGGCGAGGTCGCCGAGCCGCTGCCCGTCGCCGTGATCGCGGAGATGCTCGGCATCCCGGAGTCGGACCGGGCGCCCCTGCGGCCCTGGTCGGCCGATATCTGCGGGATGTACGAGCTCAGCCCGTCGGAGGAGACGGCGGCCAAGGCCGTGCGGGCCTCCGTCGAGTTCTCCGGGTATCTGCGCGAGCTGATCGCCGCTCGCCGCAAGGAGCCCGGTGACGATCTCATCTCCGGGCTCATCGCCGCCCACGACGACGGCGACCGGCTCACCGAGCAGGAGATGATCTCGACCGCCGTGCTGCTGCTGAACGCCGGTCACGAGGCGACCGTCAACGCCACCGTCAACGGGTGGTGGGCGCTCTTCCGGAACCCGGAGCAGTTGGCCGCGCTGCGCGCCGATCACTCGCTCGTGCCCACCGCCGTCGAGGAGTTGATGCGGTACGACACCCCGCTCCAGCTCTTCGAGCGGTGGGTGCTGGACGACATCGAGATCGACGGGGTCGTCGTGCCCCGGGGTGCCGAGATCGCCATGCTGTTCGGGGCCGCCAACCACGACCCGGACGTCTTCGCCGACCCGGAGCGGCTCGACCTCGCCCGCGCCGACAACCCGCACATCTCCTTCAGCGCGGGCATCCACTACTGCATCGGCGCCCCCCTGGCCCGCATCGAGCTGGCCGCCTCCATGACCGCCCTGCTGGAGAAGGCCCCGACGCTGAGCCTCGCGGCGGAGCCACTGCGCAAGCCGAACTTCGTCATCCGGGGGCTGGAGGGTCTGGCCGTCACCTTCTAG
- a CDS encoding diacylglycerol kinase — MATSPTSDQLLVIIDPAARCTDGESVRIAKDVLSAGAASTKVCLPEDPEEFARVLSRRGSRRPVVVGDDRALIRAVALLHRQRALAECVLSVVPVGASLSVAHALGVPRGVVAAARAALDGTERRLDVLIDDSDGVVLGALRIPPVPLTPHSPDDETGDPDRADHTDMVEGAGLAHAGRHWLRTYQSLVRTLVPSRPSRLSPAPAPPGPARLRIEVDGVTLIDLDQPVAAVSVSPGPSGTAIVEVRPLSLGADAAPLRARGHTVTVSGTDFHYRADTTVAGPVRRRTWTAREGALGLMLPGR, encoded by the coding sequence GTGGCGACTTCTCCGACGTCCGATCAGCTGCTGGTGATCATCGATCCGGCTGCCCGGTGCACGGACGGGGAGTCCGTCCGCATCGCGAAAGACGTGCTCAGCGCGGGTGCGGCGAGTACGAAGGTGTGTCTGCCTGAGGATCCGGAGGAATTCGCCCGGGTGCTGTCCCGGCGGGGTTCGCGGCGGCCGGTGGTCGTCGGCGACGACCGTGCGCTGATCCGCGCGGTGGCCCTGCTGCACCGGCAGCGGGCACTGGCCGAATGCGTCCTGTCGGTGGTGCCGGTGGGCGCGTCCCTGAGCGTCGCGCACGCCCTGGGGGTGCCCCGGGGGGTCGTGGCGGCGGCCCGGGCCGCCCTGGACGGCACCGAACGCCGTCTTGACGTGCTCATCGACGACAGCGACGGGGTGGTACTGGGCGCGCTCCGCATCCCACCGGTACCGCTCACTCCGCACAGCCCGGACGACGAAACGGGCGATCCGGATCGTGCGGACCATACGGACATGGTGGAGGGCGCCGGGCTCGCGCACGCCGGCCGGCACTGGCTGCGGACGTACCAGTCGCTTGTCCGCACCCTGGTCCCGTCACGGCCCTCCCGCCTCTCCCCCGCCCCCGCCCCGCCCGGACCGGCCCGGCTGCGCATCGAGGTCGACGGCGTGACGCTGATCGACCTCGACCAGCCGGTGGCGGCGGTCTCGGTGTCCCCGGGCCCCTCCGGCACGGCCATCGTGGAGGTACGCCCCCTGTCCCTCGGCGCGGACGCGGCCCCCCTCCGCGCCCGGGGCCACACGGTGACCGTCTCGGGCACGGACTTCCACTACCGAGCGGACACGACCGTCGCCGGACCGGTACGACGCCGGACGTGGACGGCACGGGAGGGAGCGCTTGGGCTGATGCTGCCGGGACGGTGA
- a CDS encoding Uma2 family endonuclease, with translation MTLMAERPITISGTESPSFEDLLDALDELYVPDGFKAEIIKGNIVVSPWSRAYYLTVMHLVCDQLQPHLPEGHRITSGPFLYVFPGSERAYGPDIHASHMSAHQSTSNHLDGEALSFVAELTSSSTRFDDLTDKVETYGKAGVPVYLILDMQEEQATVLWTPSAKGYESRLTKPFGEKLDIPAPFGCTLDTTGFQAPAPAPPEK, from the coding sequence ATGACGTTGATGGCTGAGCGACCGATCACGATAAGCGGCACAGAGTCCCCCAGCTTCGAGGATCTGCTGGACGCCCTCGACGAGCTGTACGTGCCGGACGGCTTCAAAGCCGAGATCATCAAGGGGAACATCGTCGTGTCGCCGTGGTCGAGGGCGTACTACCTCACGGTCATGCATTTGGTGTGCGATCAGTTGCAACCTCACCTGCCCGAAGGGCACCGGATCACTTCAGGCCCGTTCCTTTACGTGTTTCCGGGATCCGAGCGCGCCTACGGCCCCGACATCCACGCGTCTCACATGAGCGCCCACCAGAGCACCAGCAACCACTTGGACGGCGAAGCCCTCTCCTTCGTTGCCGAGCTGACCTCCTCTTCCACCCGGTTCGACGACCTGACCGACAAGGTCGAGACCTATGGGAAGGCGGGCGTTCCCGTCTACCTGATCCTCGACATGCAGGAAGAGCAGGCCACCGTCCTGTGGACGCCGTCGGCCAAGGGATACGAGTCCCGTCTCACCAAACCGTTCGGCGAGAAGCTCGACATTCCCGCGCCCTTCGGCTGCACCCTCGACACCACCGGCTTCCAGGCCCCGGCCCCCGCGCCGCCCGAGAAGTGA
- a CDS encoding ABC transporter ATP-binding protein codes for MTKAITVSGLHKSFGRTHALAGLDLEVETGEVHGFLGPNGAGKSTTIRVLLGLLRADSGAAQVLGRDPWTDAVEAHRRIAYVPGDVTLWRNLSGGEVIDLYGRLRGGLDAGRRAELIDRFELDPTKKGRTYSKGNRQKVALVAAFASDVDLLILDEPTSGLDPLMEEVFQRCVQEERNRGRTILLSSHILSEVEELCDRVSIIRNGRTVETGSLADLRHLTRTSVTAELAGPPNGLAHLPGVHDLEVRGNRVRLQVDTAELDAVLRSLTDSGIRSLTSTPPTLEELFLRHYQEDRQEDRQEDRRDNHLENQQEARA; via the coding sequence ATGACGAAGGCCATCACGGTGTCCGGACTGCACAAGTCCTTCGGCCGTACCCACGCGCTCGCCGGCCTCGACCTGGAGGTCGAGACCGGCGAGGTGCACGGCTTCCTCGGCCCCAACGGCGCCGGCAAGTCCACCACCATCCGCGTCCTGCTCGGCCTGCTGCGCGCCGACTCGGGCGCCGCCCAGGTCCTCGGCCGCGACCCGTGGACCGACGCGGTCGAGGCCCACCGCCGCATCGCGTACGTCCCCGGCGACGTGACCCTGTGGCGCAACCTCTCCGGCGGCGAGGTCATCGACCTGTACGGCAGGCTGCGCGGCGGCCTGGACGCCGGGAGGCGCGCCGAACTGATCGACCGCTTCGAGCTGGACCCCACCAAGAAGGGCCGCACGTACTCGAAGGGCAACCGCCAGAAGGTCGCCCTGGTGGCCGCGTTCGCCTCGGACGTCGACCTCCTCATCCTCGACGAGCCGACGTCCGGCCTGGACCCGTTGATGGAGGAGGTCTTCCAGCGCTGCGTGCAGGAGGAACGAAACCGCGGCCGGACGATCCTCCTCTCCTCCCACATCCTCAGCGAGGTCGAGGAACTCTGCGACCGCGTCAGCATCATCCGCAACGGCCGCACCGTCGAGACGGGCTCCCTGGCCGACCTCCGCCACCTCACCCGCACCAGCGTCACGGCCGAACTCGCGGGCCCGCCCAACGGGTTGGCCCACCTCCCCGGCGTGCACGACCTCGAAGTCCGGGGAAACCGGGTGCGGTTGCAGGTCGACACCGCCGAACTCGACGCCGTACTGCGGTCGTTGACGGACTCGGGCATCCGTTCCCTGACGTCGACGCCACCCACGCTGGAGGAACTGTTCCTGCGCCACTACCAGGAAGACCGGCAGGAAGACCGCCAGGAAGACCGGCGGGACAACCACCTGGAGAACCAGCAGGAGGCTCGGGCATGA
- a CDS encoding ABC transporter permease, protein MSTLAGTAPLLRFALRRDRVLIPVWVAVNTLMVLSMPNTLKGLYATPADRADLLGQLAANASLRALIGPVFDDSLGALTAWRVGVYAGALAAVTSLLIVVRHTRDEEESGRQELIASGMVGRRASLTAALLAAGVANAVLALLVAAGLAGQGAAGALAFGLGLAGVGMLFATTAAIVAQLTESTRLARGLTAAVLGAAFVLRAAGDSSADGGTSQAFGPGGGSSLLTWLSPLGWLENLRAFADERWWVLLLFAAAVAAQGAVAYGLADRRDVGMSFLPTLPRSRLRSSWGTPMGPAAGALRTASALAWRLQRGGVLGWSVGFFLAGVVYGGLADGAADLVGDNAKAREIFERMGGQSSGLTDAFLAAMIGMLGLIATLYVVASVLRLHGEETSGRAEPVLANAVGRLRWAAGHLAIAFGGAALIMLLAGLGFAAGYGKQVLPILGACLVQLPAIWLVGGLTVLLYGTAPRLAPAAWGVAGAVLLVGWIGPALNAPQAILDASPFAHLPKLPGGEMAWTPVLLLSGAAALLVAGGLAGLRRRDMTT, encoded by the coding sequence ATGAGCACGCTCGCGGGCACCGCCCCGCTCCTGCGCTTCGCGCTGCGCCGCGACCGGGTGCTGATCCCCGTCTGGGTGGCCGTGAACACCCTGATGGTCCTCTCCATGCCGAACACCCTGAAGGGCCTGTACGCCACCCCCGCCGACCGCGCCGACCTGCTCGGCCAACTGGCGGCCAACGCCTCCCTGCGCGCCCTGATCGGCCCCGTCTTCGACGACTCGCTCGGCGCGCTCACGGCCTGGCGGGTGGGCGTGTACGCCGGTGCGCTCGCCGCCGTGACCAGCCTCCTGATCGTCGTACGGCACACCCGCGACGAGGAGGAGAGCGGCCGTCAGGAGCTGATCGCCTCGGGCATGGTCGGCCGCCGCGCCTCCCTGACGGCGGCGCTGCTCGCGGCCGGCGTCGCCAACGCCGTACTCGCCCTGCTGGTCGCGGCGGGTCTGGCGGGCCAGGGCGCGGCGGGCGCGCTCGCGTTCGGCCTCGGACTGGCCGGGGTCGGCATGCTGTTCGCGACGACGGCGGCGATCGTCGCGCAGCTGACGGAGAGCACGCGGCTGGCGCGGGGCCTGACGGCGGCCGTGCTGGGGGCCGCGTTCGTCCTGCGCGCGGCGGGCGACTCGTCGGCGGATGGGGGCACCTCCCAGGCTTTCGGCCCTGGGGGAGGATCATCGCTCCTGACCTGGCTGTCCCCGCTCGGCTGGCTGGAGAACCTGCGGGCCTTCGCGGACGAACGGTGGTGGGTGCTGCTGCTGTTCGCGGCGGCGGTGGCGGCGCAGGGCGCGGTGGCGTACGGCCTGGCCGACCGCCGGGACGTCGGCATGAGCTTCCTCCCGACCCTCCCCCGCTCTCGGCTCCGCTCGAGCTGGGGGACCCCCATGGGCCCGGCAGCGGGAGCCCTACGGACGGCATCCGCCTTGGCCTGGCGACTGCAACGGGGCGGTGTGCTGGGCTGGAGCGTCGGCTTCTTCCTCGCGGGGGTGGTGTACGGCGGCCTGGCGGACGGCGCGGCCGACCTGGTCGGCGACAACGCCAAGGCCCGCGAGATCTTCGAGCGGATGGGCGGGCAGTCGTCGGGCCTGACGGACGCGTTCCTCGCCGCGATGATCGGCATGCTGGGCCTGATCGCGACGCTGTACGTGGTCGCGTCCGTCCTGCGGCTGCACGGCGAGGAGACGTCGGGGCGGGCGGAACCGGTCCTGGCGAACGCGGTGGGCCGACTGCGCTGGGCCGCCGGGCACTTGGCGATCGCCTTCGGCGGCGCGGCCCTGATCATGCTCCTGGCGGGCCTCGGCTTCGCAGCGGGCTACGGCAAGCAGGTCCTGCCGATCCTGGGCGCCTGCCTGGTGCAGCTCCCGGCGATCTGGCTGGTCGGCGGCCTGACGGTCCTGCTCTACGGCACAGCCCCGCGTCTGGCCCCGGCCGCGTGGGGAGTGGCGGGCGCGGTCCTCCTCGTCGGCTGGATCGGCCCGGCCCTGAACGCACCCCAGGCGATCCTGGACGCCTCCCCCTTCGCCCACTTGCCGAAACTGCCGGGCGGGGAGATGGCGTGGACCCCGGTGCTGCTGCTGTCGGGCGCGGCGGCGCTGCTGGTGGCGGGCGGTCTGGCGGGCCTGAGACGACGGGACATGACGACGTGA
- a CDS encoding GbsR/MarR family transcriptional regulator: MTESTEAGRDAEAVSKFVESFAAQLVEAGMQRMPARIFAALLSSDEGAMTSVELGEQLRISPAAVSGGVRYLAQQHMVSREREPGSRRERYRVHSNQWYEALTNREAVLKRWEVALREGVTSLGGDTPAGRRMAETLAFFEFVDGEIAAMMERWRVHREELFGA, translated from the coding sequence ATGACCGAATCAACGGAGGCCGGACGGGACGCGGAAGCCGTGTCGAAGTTCGTCGAGTCCTTCGCGGCGCAGCTCGTCGAGGCCGGGATGCAGCGCATGCCCGCCCGGATCTTCGCCGCGCTGCTCTCCTCCGACGAGGGCGCGATGACCTCCGTCGAACTGGGCGAGCAGTTGCGGATCAGCCCCGCGGCCGTCTCCGGCGGGGTGCGCTATCTCGCGCAGCAGCACATGGTGTCCCGGGAGCGTGAACCCGGTTCGCGGCGCGAGCGCTACCGGGTGCACAGCAACCAGTGGTACGAGGCCCTCACCAACCGCGAGGCCGTCCTCAAGCGGTGGGAGGTCGCTCTGCGCGAGGGCGTCACCAGCCTCGGCGGCGACACCCCGGCGGGACGGCGCATGGCCGAGACGCTCGCCTTCTTCGAGTTCGTCGACGGCGAGATCGCGGCCATGATGGAACGGTGGCGGGTGCACCGCGAGGAGCTCTTCGGGGCCTGA
- a CDS encoding APC family permease, producing MAVDEGVASAAETGAEGADGTVHRLKPNAIGLLGVVFMAVATAAPITAMTGNVPFMVSSGNGVGAPASYLVAMVVLAIFSVGFTSMAKHITSTGAFYGFISYGLGRSVGLASGLLATFAYAVFEPALIGIFSSFATTTLEDQTGLAVPWWAFALLMLAVNATGTWFGVSVAEKLLVVLLATEVTILAAMAISVAFHGGGPDGFSLDPVNPVNAFKGTSAGLGLFFAFWSWVGFESTAMYGEESRNPKKIIPKATMISVLGVGVFYVFVSWMAITGTGESSAVKVATADPFGLFFGPTERYVGHWAVDVMQWLMITGSLACGMAFHNCAARYMYALGREGVLPSLKNTVGRTHARHGSPHIAGLVQTVVSAVLIGAFWAAGKDPYTGTYVLLAILGTMAILVVQAVCSFAVLVYFRSHHPESRHWFRTFTAPLIGGIAMLAVVALLVSNMGVAAGPESGSLVLKATPWLVVLIAVAGLGYAQYLKRRDPSRYLLLGRTVLEETKER from the coding sequence ATGGCAGTGGACGAGGGAGTCGCCTCGGCGGCGGAGACGGGCGCGGAGGGAGCGGACGGCACCGTTCACCGGCTCAAGCCCAACGCCATCGGCCTGCTCGGCGTGGTCTTCATGGCCGTCGCGACGGCGGCGCCGATCACCGCGATGACCGGCAACGTGCCCTTCATGGTCTCGTCGGGCAACGGCGTCGGGGCCCCGGCCAGCTACCTCGTCGCAATGGTCGTCCTGGCAATCTTTTCCGTCGGTTTCACGTCGATGGCGAAGCACATCACCTCCACCGGCGCCTTCTACGGCTTCATCTCCTACGGCCTCGGCCGCTCGGTCGGCCTCGCCTCGGGCCTCCTCGCGACCTTCGCCTACGCCGTGTTCGAACCGGCGCTGATCGGCATCTTCTCGTCCTTCGCCACCACGACCCTCGAGGACCAGACGGGCCTGGCCGTCCCGTGGTGGGCGTTCGCGCTGCTGATGCTCGCCGTCAACGCGACGGGCACCTGGTTCGGCGTCTCCGTCGCCGAGAAACTGCTCGTCGTCCTCCTCGCCACCGAGGTGACGATCCTCGCCGCGATGGCGATCTCGGTCGCCTTCCACGGCGGCGGCCCGGACGGCTTCAGCCTCGACCCGGTCAACCCGGTCAACGCCTTCAAGGGCACCAGCGCGGGCCTCGGCCTCTTCTTCGCCTTCTGGTCGTGGGTCGGCTTCGAGTCGACGGCGATGTACGGCGAGGAGTCCCGCAACCCGAAGAAGATCATCCCCAAGGCGACGATGATCTCGGTCCTGGGCGTCGGCGTCTTCTACGTCTTCGTCTCCTGGATGGCCATCACGGGCACCGGCGAGTCCTCGGCGGTGAAGGTCGCCACCGCCGACCCGTTCGGCCTGTTCTTCGGCCCGACCGAGCGCTACGTCGGCCACTGGGCGGTCGACGTCATGCAGTGGCTGATGATCACCGGCTCGCTGGCCTGCGGCATGGCCTTCCACAACTGCGCCGCCCGCTACATGTACGCGCTGGGCCGCGAGGGCGTCCTGCCGTCCCTGAAGAACACCGTCGGCCGCACCCACGCCCGGCACGGCTCCCCGCACATCGCGGGCCTGGTCCAGACGGTCGTCTCGGCCGTCCTGATCGGCGCGTTCTGGGCCGCGGGCAAGGACCCGTACACGGGGACGTACGTCCTGCTCGCGATCCTCGGCACCATGGCGATCCTCGTCGTCCAGGCGGTGTGCTCGTTCGCGGTGCTGGTCTACTTCCGCTCGCACCACCCCGAGAGCCGGCACTGGTTCCGGACCTTCACCGCCCCGCTCATCGGCGGCATCGCGATGCTCGCCGTGGTCGCGCTGCTGGTGTCCAACATGGGCGTGGCGGCGGGGCCGGAATCGGGCTCGCTGGTGCTGAAGGCGACGCCGTGGCTCGTCGTACTGATCGCGGTGGCCGGCCTCGGCTACGCCCAGTACCTCAAGCGGCGCGACCCGTCCCGCTACCTGCTGCTGGGGCGGACGGTGCTGGAGGAGACGAAGGAACGGTAG